The Streptococcus gwangjuense nucleotide sequence ACTTCATTACGGACCGTTTTGGTAGCAAGTATTCTAAGCATGGTAGCAAGGTCAAAAATGCATCAGGAGCTCAGGATGCCCATGAGGCTATTCGCCCGTCTAGTGTCTTTAATACACCTGAAAGTATTGCTAAGTATCTGGACAAGGATCAGCTCAAGCTTTATACTCTTATTTGGAATCGTTTTGTAGCGAGTCAGATGACAGCTGCTGTCTTTGATACTATGGCTGTTAAATTGTCTCAAAATGGGGTTCAATTTGCTGCTAATGGTAGTCAGGTTAAGTTTGATGGTTATCTTGCCATTTACAATGATTCTGACAAGAATAAGATGTTACCAGACATGGCTGTTGGAGATGTGGTTAAGCAGGTCAATAGCAAACCAGAGCAACATTTCACTCAACCGCCTGCTCGTTATTCTGAAGCGACATTGATCAAGACCTTGGAGGAAAATGGGGTTGGCCGTCCGTCAACTTACGCACCAACCATTGAAACCATTCAGAAACGTTATTATGTTCGCCTTGCAGCCAAACGCTTTGAACCGACAGAGTTGGGAGAAATTGTTAACAAGCTCATCGTTGAATATTTCCCGGATATTGTAAACGTGACCTTCACAGCTGAAATGGAAGGCAAGCTTGATGACGTCGAAATTGGAAAAGAGCAGTGGCAACGTGTCATTGATGCCTTTTACAAACCATTCTCTAAGGAAGTCGCCAAGGCTGAAGAAGAAATGGAGAAAATCCAGATCAAGGATGAACCAGCTGGATTTAATTGTGAAGTGTGTGGCAGTCCAATGGTCATTAAACTTGGTCGTTTTGGTAAGTTCTACGCTTGTAGCAATTTCCCAGATTGCCGTCATACCCAAGCAATCGTGAAAGAAATCGGTGTTGAGTGTCCAAGTTGTCATCAGGGACAAATTATTGAACGTAAAACCAAACGTAATCGCCTCTTCTATGGTTGCAATCGCTATCCAGAATGTGAATTTACCTCTTGGGACAAGCCTGTTGGTCGTGACTGTCCAAAATGTGGTAACTTCCTCATGGAGAAAAAAGTCCGTGGTGGTGGCAAGCAGGTTGTTTGTAGCAAGGGTGACTACGAAGAAGAAAAGATTAAATAAGAAGAGAGTCCTGAAAGTGAATTTCAGGCTCTTTTTGGTTAGAACTTGACAAAATTCATCATTGTATGCGAAACTAGAAGAAGATTATTTTAACTAGGAGAAGTTATGCGTTTTATCTATCTGATCATTGGTTTTTTATCACTAGCCTTGGCTATTGTTGGGGTTGTTTTACCCTTGTTGCCGACAACGCCTTTCCTTTTGTTGTCTATTGCTTGTTTCTCTAGAAGTTCCAAGCGTTTCGAAGATTGGCTTTATCATACTAAGCTCTATCAAGCATATGTAGCTGATTTTCGTGAGACTAAGTCTATTGCGCGTGAACGTAAGAAAAAAATTATCGTATCTATCTACATCTTGATGGGAATTTCCATTTATTTTGCTCCTCTCTTACCTGTCAAAATTGGTCTAGGAGTCTTGACCATCTTTATCACCTATTACCTATTTAAAGTCATTCCAGACAAAGAATAGTTAAAATAGTAGTTATTTGCCTTGATAAAATTGAAAACATATTCACAACAATATGATATAATAAATTTAAAGTAATCTTCAAGGAGAATCAAATGATTTACGAATTTTGTGCTGAAAATGTGACCTTGCTTGAAAAAGCGATGCAGGCTGGAGCTCGTCGAATCGAACTCTGTGATAATCTAGCAGTGGGAGGAACAACACCAAGCTATGGAGTGACCAAGGCAGCGGTTGAATTGGCAGCTAACTACGATACAACCATCATGACCATGATTCGTCCACGTGGTGGTGATTTTGTCTATAATGAACTAGAAATTGCTATTATGCTAGAAGACATTCGGTTGACTGCTCAGGCTGGAAGTCAAGGGGTTGTATTTGGGGCTTTAACTGCTGATAAGAAGTTGGATAAACCTAATCTGGAGAAGTTGATATCTGCATCAAAAGGAATGGAAATTGTCTTCCACATGGCTTTTGATGAACTAAGTGATGAAGATCAACTGGAAGCTATTGACTGGCTCAGCCAAGCCGGTGTCACTCGTATCCTAACTCGCGCTGGTGTGTCTGGCGACTCCTTAGAAAAACGTTTTGCTCACTATCACAGAATTTTGGAGCATGCTAAAGGTAAAATTGAAATTCTACCAGGTGGGGGAATTGACCTTGACAACCGTCAAACCTTTATCAACCAACTGGGAGTGACACAACTACATGGTACTAAGGTTGTCTTTTAAAAAATAGAAAGGAACTGCTAGCTTTGGGTAGCAGTTTTCACTTATGTTTGAAATTTTTAAATCCTATCAATTGAATCAAGAAAAGGCTCATGATTATGGTTTTGTAGAAAATAGTGGAGTCTGGACCTATAGTTGCCAGATTTTGCAAGGTGACTTTGTCATGACTGTGTCCATCATTACTGATAATGTGAGTTTTCAAGTCTTTGACCAGGAGACTGGTGATCTCTATCCTCAAGTCCATATGGAAAGTTTTAAAGGAAGTTTTGTTGCAAGTGTCCGTGAGGCTTGTCTGGAGATTCTTTACCAGATTCGGAAGGCTTGTTTTGAGGTACAGGATTTTATCTGTCCTCAGACTAAGCGTATCATGGTTCAGGTTCAGGAAAAGTATGGAAATCAGTTGGAGTATTTGTGGGAGAAATCGCCTGATACAGCAGTGTTAAGACACGAAGGCAATCAAAAGTGGTATGCCGTCTTGATGAAAATTTCTTGGGATAAGTTGGAAAAGGGCAGAGAGGGGCAAGTGGAAGCAGTCAACCTCAAACATGATCAAGTAGCTGATTTACTTTTAAATAAAGGTATTTATTCAGCTTTTCATATGAACAAACGATACTGGATTAGTGTGGCGCTTGATGATACTTTATCAGATGAAGAAGTACTGGAATTGATAGAAAGAAGCTGGAATTTAACCACTAAAAAATGAAATATTTCAAGATTTTTCAAGAAATTTCAATTAGCAAAATATTCTCTACTGAAGAAATTTTCAGAAAATATTGGATTTTTTCTTGACAAGTACTTTTGCCTATGCTAAAATACTAAACAAGATATCAAACGAAGGAGAAAGTCAAACATGAAAGCAGCTAAGTTTAATCAATTTGCTTTGTTGTTGAGGTACTCGGGCTAGTGCAAAAAGCATTAGTCCTGTTTGGCTTACCAAGCGGGAGTGAATCAACATCTCGCTTGGGTTTCTGAGCGAGATGTTTTTTTAAAACCACATTTGGAAAAGGGGAAATCTTATGAGAACAGTTGAATTTCTAGATACCAGCCTTCGGGATGGAGAACAGACACCTGGCGTTAATTTTTCAATCAAGGAAAAAATTGCCATAGCAAGACAGCTGGAGAAATGGGGTATTTCAGCCATCGAAGCTGGTTTTCCAGCGGCGAGTCCTGATTCATTTACAGCAGTGCAGGAGATTGCCAAAGTCTTGAAGAAAACAGCGGTGACTGGTTTGGCACGCTCTGTCAAGTCTGATATTGATGCTTGTTATGAAGCCCTCAAGGATGCTAAATATCCACAGGTTCACGTCTTTATCGCTACCAGTCCGATTCATCGAAAGTATAAGCTCAATAAGAGCAAGGAAGAGATTTTGGAAGCAATCAGTGAGCATGTCTCTTATGCACGTTCCAAGTTTGAAGTGGTCGAATTCTCTCCTGAAGATGCGACCAGAACGGAGTTGGATTTCCTCCTGCAAGTTGTTCAAACAGCGGTTGATGCAGGTGCATCTTATATCAATATCCCTGATACGGTAGGATTTACCACACCAGAGGAATACGGAGCTATCTTCAAATACTTGATTGAGAATGTCAAGACAGATCGTCAGATTATCTATTCACCACACTGTCATGATGACCTTGGAATGGCAGTGGCAAATAGCCTTGCTGCCGTCAAGAATGGGGCAAGACGAGTAGAGGGAACCATTAACGGTATTGGGGAGCGAGCTGGTAATGCTGCCTTGGAAGAAATTGCAGTGGCCCTCAATATTCGCCAAGATTACTACCAAGCAGAAACTAGTATTGTTTTAAATGAAACCATCAATACGTCAGAAATGGTTTCTCGCTTCTCAGGTATCCCAGTTCCTAAAAACAAGGCCGTTGTTGGTGGCAATGCCTTCTCTCACGAGTCTGGTATTCACCAAGACGGAGTCCTTAAAAATCCTCTCACTTATGAGATTATCACTCCTGAATTGGTCGGAGTCAAGAGTAACAGCCTCCCACTTGGAAAATTGTCTGGTCGCCATGCCTTTGTCGAGAAACTAAGAGAATTGGCCCTAGACTTTACAGAAGAGGACATCAAGCCACTCTTTGCTAAGTTCAAGGCACTGGCCGACAAGAAACAAGAAATCACAGATGCAGATATTCGTGCTCTGGTAGCTGGAACCATGGTTGAAAATCCAGAAGGCTTCCACTTTGATGATTTACAACTTCAAACCCATGAGGACAATGACATCGAAGCGCTCGTTAGTCTAGCCAACATGGATGGTGAAAAAGTCGAATTCAATGCGACAGGACAAGGCTCTGTTGAAGCGATCTTTGACGCTATCGATAAGTTCTTTAACCAATCTGTCCGCTTGGTGTCCTATACCATTGATGCTGTGACAGATGGAATCGATGCCCAGGCTCGTGTTTTGGTCACTGTTGAAAACAGAGATACAGAAACCATCTTTAACGCAGCAGGTCTTGATTTCGATGTATTGAAGGCTTCGGCTATTGCTTACATCAATGCGAATGCCTTTGTTCAAAAAGAGAATGCTGGTGAGATGGGACGCAGTGTTTCCTATCGTGACATGCCTAGTGTGTAAAGGAGAAGGCTATGACAAAAAAAATAGTAGCTCTAGCAGGGGACGGAATTGGTCCAGAAATCATGGAGGCTGGATTAGAGGTTCTGGAAGCTCTAGCTGAAAAAACAGGTTTTGACTATGAGATTGATAGACGACCTTTTGGAGGTGCAGGTATCGATGCTGCAGGGCATCCCTTGCCTGATGAAACCCTCAAGGCAAGTAGAGAAGCAGATGCCATTTTGCTAGCGGCTATCGGTAGTCCTCAGTATGATAGTGCAACGATTCGGCCTGAACAAGGCTTGCTAGCTATCCGTAAGGAACTCAATCTTTACGCTAATATTCGCCCTGTTAAGATTTTTGAGAGTCTCAAGCATTTGTCACCACTAAAATCAGAACGAATTGCTGGGGTGGACTTTGTTGTGGTGCGTGAGTTGACAGGTGGGATTTATTTTGGGGATCATATCCTTGAAGAGCGCAAAGCGCGTGATATCAACGACTATAGCCATGAGGAAGTGGAGCGGATTGTTCGCAAAGCCTTTGAAATCGCAAGAAGTCGGAGAAAAATCGTTACTAGTATCGATAAGCAAAATGTGTTGGCAACATCAAAACTCTGGCGGAAAGTAGCTGAGGAGGTCGCACAGGATTTCCCAGATGTCACCTTGGAACACCAGCTGGTGGACTCAGCTGCTATGCTTATGATTACCAATCCTGCCAAGTTTGATGTTATTGTAACAGAGAATCTTTTTGGAGATATTCTCTCTGATGAATCAAGCGTTCTATCTGGCACACTTGGAGTTATGCCATCAGCCAGTCATTCTGAAAATGGACCAAGTCTCTATGAACCCATTCATGGTTCGGCGCCTGATATCGCAGGCCTAGGAATCGCCAATCCTATTTCCATGATTTTATCAGTTGCCATGATGTTGAGAGATAGTTTCGGACGTTATGAGGATGCGGAGCGTATCGAGCGTGCTGTTGAGGCCAGTTTAGCAGCTGGAATTTTAACGAGAGATATAGGAGGACAGGCTTCGACCAAGGAAATGACGGAAGCTATTATTGCAAGGTTATGAAGTTAGACGAAAAAATTACTCTAGTCCTTTTGATTTGGAATGTCATGGTTTTCTTGATTTATGGTATTGACAAATCCAAGGCAAGGAGAAGAGCTTGGCGCATCCCTGAGAAAATCTTACTTATTTTAGCCTTTACTTGTGGTGGTTTTGGGGCCTGGTTAGCAGGAATCATCTTTCACCACAAGACTCGAAAATGGTATTTTAAAACAGTTTGGTTTCTTGGGATGGTGACCACACTAGTAGCCTTATATGTTATTTGGAGGTAATGGATGGCAGGAAAATCAATTTTTGATAAATTATGGGACCGTCATGTCATCATAGGAGAAGAGGGGCAGCCCCAACTCATGTATGTGGACCAGCACTATATCCACGAGGTGACCAGTCCTCAGGCTTTTCAAGGATTACGAGACGCAGGTCGCAGATTGAGACGACCAGACTTGACATTTGGAACTTTTGACCACAATGTCCCGACGGTCAATATCTACGATATTCGAGATGTCATTTCCAAGGCTCAAATTGATAAGCTAGCTGAAAATGTTGAGGAGTTTGGGATTGAACATGCAGCCCACGGTTCTGAAAAACAGGGAATCGTGCACATGGTAGGTCCAGAAACAGGAAGAACTCAACCAGGGAAATTTATCGTCTGTGGAGATAGCCATACGGCAACCCACGGAGCTTTCGGAGCAATTGCTTTTGGAATTGGGACCAGTGAGGTTGAGCATGTCTTCGCTA carries:
- the topA gene encoding type I DNA topoisomerase, whose amino-acid sequence is MATATKKKKSTVKKNLVIVESPAKAKTIEKYLGRNYKVLASVGHIRDLKKSSMSVDIENNYEPQYINIRGKGPLINDLKKEAKKANKVFLASDPDREGEAISWHLAHILNLDENDANRVVFNEITKDAVKNAFKEPRKIDMDLVDAQQARRVLDRLVGYSISPILWKKVKKGLSAGRVQSIALKLIIDRENEINAFQPEEYWTIDAVFKKGTKQFQASFYGVDGKKLKLTSNDEVKEVLSRLTSKDFSVDQVDKKERKRNAPLPYTTSSMQMDAANKINFRTRKTMMVAQQLYEGINIGSGVQGLITYMRTDSTRISPVAQNEAANFITDRFGSKYSKHGSKVKNASGAQDAHEAIRPSSVFNTPESIAKYLDKDQLKLYTLIWNRFVASQMTAAVFDTMAVKLSQNGVQFAANGSQVKFDGYLAIYNDSDKNKMLPDMAVGDVVKQVNSKPEQHFTQPPARYSEATLIKTLEENGVGRPSTYAPTIETIQKRYYVRLAAKRFEPTELGEIVNKLIVEYFPDIVNVTFTAEMEGKLDDVEIGKEQWQRVIDAFYKPFSKEVAKAEEEMEKIQIKDEPAGFNCEVCGSPMVIKLGRFGKFYACSNFPDCRHTQAIVKEIGVECPSCHQGQIIERKTKRNRLFYGCNRYPECEFTSWDKPVGRDCPKCGNFLMEKKVRGGGKQVVCSKGDYEEEKIK
- a CDS encoding 2-isopropylmalate synthase → MRTVEFLDTSLRDGEQTPGVNFSIKEKIAIARQLEKWGISAIEAGFPAASPDSFTAVQEIAKVLKKTAVTGLARSVKSDIDACYEALKDAKYPQVHVFIATSPIHRKYKLNKSKEEILEAISEHVSYARSKFEVVEFSPEDATRTELDFLLQVVQTAVDAGASYINIPDTVGFTTPEEYGAIFKYLIENVKTDRQIIYSPHCHDDLGMAVANSLAAVKNGARRVEGTINGIGERAGNAALEEIAVALNIRQDYYQAETSIVLNETINTSEMVSRFSGIPVPKNKAVVGGNAFSHESGIHQDGVLKNPLTYEIITPELVGVKSNSLPLGKLSGRHAFVEKLRELALDFTEEDIKPLFAKFKALADKKQEITDADIRALVAGTMVENPEGFHFDDLQLQTHEDNDIEALVSLANMDGEKVEFNATGQGSVEAIFDAIDKFFNQSVRLVSYTIDAVTDGIDAQARVLVTVENRDTETIFNAAGLDFDVLKASAIAYINANAFVQKENAGEMGRSVSYRDMPSV
- the leuB gene encoding 3-isopropylmalate dehydrogenase; the encoded protein is MTKKIVALAGDGIGPEIMEAGLEVLEALAEKTGFDYEIDRRPFGGAGIDAAGHPLPDETLKASREADAILLAAIGSPQYDSATIRPEQGLLAIRKELNLYANIRPVKIFESLKHLSPLKSERIAGVDFVVVRELTGGIYFGDHILEERKARDINDYSHEEVERIVRKAFEIARSRRKIVTSIDKQNVLATSKLWRKVAEEVAQDFPDVTLEHQLVDSAAMLMITNPAKFDVIVTENLFGDILSDESSVLSGTLGVMPSASHSENGPSLYEPIHGSAPDIAGLGIANPISMILSVAMMLRDSFGRYEDAERIERAVEASLAAGILTRDIGGQASTKEMTEAIIARL
- a CDS encoding DUF1294 domain-containing protein encodes the protein MKLDEKITLVLLIWNVMVFLIYGIDKSKARRRAWRIPEKILLILAFTCGGFGAWLAGIIFHHKTRKWYFKTVWFLGMVTTLVALYVIWR
- a CDS encoding copper homeostasis protein CutC translates to MIYEFCAENVTLLEKAMQAGARRIELCDNLAVGGTTPSYGVTKAAVELAANYDTTIMTMIRPRGGDFVYNELEIAIMLEDIRLTAQAGSQGVVFGALTADKKLDKPNLEKLISASKGMEIVFHMAFDELSDEDQLEAIDWLSQAGVTRILTRAGVSGDSLEKRFAHYHRILEHAKGKIEILPGGGIDLDNRQTFINQLGVTQLHGTKVVF
- a CDS encoding YbaN family protein, which gives rise to MRFIYLIIGFLSLALAIVGVVLPLLPTTPFLLLSIACFSRSSKRFEDWLYHTKLYQAYVADFRETKSIARERKKKIIVSIYILMGISIYFAPLLPVKIGLGVLTIFITYYLFKVIPDKE
- a CDS encoding MmcQ/YjbR family DNA-binding protein — its product is MFEIFKSYQLNQEKAHDYGFVENSGVWTYSCQILQGDFVMTVSIITDNVSFQVFDQETGDLYPQVHMESFKGSFVASVREACLEILYQIRKACFEVQDFICPQTKRIMVQVQEKYGNQLEYLWEKSPDTAVLRHEGNQKWYAVLMKISWDKLEKGREGQVEAVNLKHDQVADLLLNKGIYSAFHMNKRYWISVALDDTLSDEEVLELIERSWNLTTKK